The genomic DNA ACGACAACGATACCGGTACGACAGCTACGTTGGCAAATGGGCTATGTCTTGCAACAAATTGCTTTGTTTCCAACCATGACAGTGGCGCAAAATATTGCAGTGATTCCTGAAATGAAAGGAACGGCTAAGAAGGCCATTAATCAAACGATTGATGAGTTGTTGACGGAAGTTGGCCTTGATCCTAATGAGTATCGTGATCGGATGCCGTCAGAATTATCCGGTGGGGAGCAGCAACGGATTGGTATCTTGCGGGCAATTGCGGCACAGCCAGATATTGTCTTGATGGACGAACCATTCAGTGCGCTGGACCCAATCTCGCGGCAGCAGTTACAAGACTTAGTTTTACGATTGCACGCGCGTTATCATAATACGATTGTCTTCGTAACTCATGATATGAACGAAGCTTTGAAGCTGGGAGATCGAATTGGCGTGATGCAACACGGTCAGTTGGTGCAAGTTGATACACCGACTGAGCTTGCTCAACACCCAGTTAACGAGTTTGTTCGCAACTTCTTCGGTGCCAGTCGAGCCAAGAATGTCTATGATGTCTATATTGGTCGTGTGGGACTCATTCAGGGGTATCTCAAAGAACAACCTAAAGTTGCTAGTGGCCGAATTCAAGCATTAGATATTCAGGCCACTTTACGAACTGCTTTCACCGCACTAACTGAACATGATTACTTAGCTGTTACGGAAGAGCAGCGAGTGATTGGCTATCTTGACCGTCAGCGAATTGTGGCTTACTTGAGTCAACATGAAGAAGTGTCATAATCGTCAATTAGAGTCAAATCGTTTAAACTATAATTGTGAAAACTGACGGTAGTTAATGAATCTAAGGGGGAATTTCGGATGACGGAACAGTACGATGTTGTTGTGATTGGTGGCGGTCCGGCCGGCACTGCTATGGCCAGTGGCTTAAAGGCCCACGGTAAGAAGGTGCTGATTGTTGAAGCGGATTTGTGGGGTGGCACTTGCCCTAACCGTGGTTGTGATCCCAAAAAAATTCTGTTAAGTGCAGTTGAAGCCCAACAATCAGCTCAACACTTGCAAGGCCAGGGTCTAACGGGTACACCTAAAATTGACTGGCCAGCGCTGATGGCACATAAACGCGGTTATACGGATGGCATCAATGATGGAACGTTGAACGGACTAAAGGGGCAAGATATTGCGACGTTACATGGTCAAGCGCATTTTCAATCCGACGGTCAGTTAGCGATCGGAGATCAAGTGGTCAGTGCGACTGATTACGTGATTGCCACTGGTCAACGTCCTGCAATCTTACCGATTACCGGGCACGAATATTTTAAGACGAGCACTGATTTCTTAGATTTGGATCAGATGCCCAAACGAGTGACATTCGTTGGTGGTGGCTATGTCGGCTTTGAATTGGCGACGATTGCCAATGCCGCTGGCGCCGATGTTCATGTGATTCATCATAATGACCGTCCGTTGAAAGAATTCGATGCAGATTTAGTTAGAGATTTAATGGCAGCGATGACGGCTGATGGCGTGACGTTTGATCTGAACACAGATATCCACGCCATCACCAAAACGGCGACTGGGCTGCAGCTAACGGCTGATGATTTTGAATTGACGACGGATTTAGTCATCAGTTCAGCGGGACGAATTCCAAATGCGGATCAGTTGGAACTAGCCAACGTGGGTGTAACCTTTGATCGGCATGGCATTCAAGTCAATGATCACTTACAGACGGCTAATCCACATATTTACGCCATTGGTGATGTTAGTGACACGCCGGTACCGAAGTTAACTCCGGTAGCAGGTTTTGAAGCGCGTTATTTAGTTGGCGAATTGACGCAAGCCGGTGCGGCTATTAAGTATCCAGTTATCCCAACGCAAGTTTTTGCGGCACCCAAGCTAGCACAAGTCGGTATTGGGGCTACTGTAGCTGCTGAGCAAACTGATAAATACCGCGTCAATACACTGGATATGACCAAATGGTTTACCTATTACCGATTCAATGCTCAGCAAGCGCAAGCCAAAGTGGTCGTTGAACAGGCCAGCGGTCAGGTCGTTGGGGCTACTTTGTTGAGTGATGTGGCTGACGAAATGATCAATTATTTCACATTACTGATTGAAAAGCACGTGACGTTAGCGGAATTGCAACGGTTAGTGTTGGCTTACCCCACCCCTGCTAGTGATTTACAATATTTATATTAATCGTGTCAGTGTATGGATGACCGATTTGTCTGTTAAGGCTGTGTATCAGGCGGGACCAGATACACAGCCTGGTTTTCAATTCAAGTAAATACCAATAATCAATAATAACGAGCGGCTTGCTTTTTGAGGCCGATCGTTTTTTTGTTCTAACTAGGTGGTCCATTTCCCCCGGTCACTGTTACTAGCCGAACTGAAAACTTTCAGGACCGTTTTCTTTCAATTTTTAACTAGCGACAGTCGGATAATTCTGCTAGTAAATTAATTATTTTATGAAACTAGTAGCAAATAATTAAAGCCCTGATTGGTTGGTGTGACAACGATAAAATGTTTCATAGTGAAAACTAGTTTTAAAGTAAATTCAATTGTGCAAAATTTAATTTATGCAAATCTATTCACAAAATGGTCGCGACATGTTATGATTCAATCATCAATTATGATAGCGTTTTCATAAAGCTGTCGTTACTAAGGAGTGAAACACCATGACCGACAAGTACATTATGGCAATTGACGAAGGGACAACCAGTACCCGCGCCATTATTTTCGACCATGCAGGCCATAAAGTGGCCGACTCACAACGGGAATTTCCACAATATTTCCCGCAGCCGGGCTGGGTCGAACATAATGCCAATGAAATCTGGAATGCTGTCTTGTCTACTATTGCGAATGCCTTCATTGAATCGGGAATCAAACCCGCTCAAATTAGTGGTATTGGAATTACGAATCAACGGGAAACAACCATCGTTTGGGACAAGCAAACTGGCTTGCCAATCTATAATGCCATTGTCTGGCAATCGCGACAAACCGCGCCAATTGCCGAAAAGCTGGTTAAGGATGGCTACGGTGATTTGATTCATCAACATACTGGTCTAGTAACCGATGCTTATTTTTCTGCGACTAAGATTCGCTGGATCTTGGATCATGTCAAGGGCGCGCAGGAACGGGCGGAAAAGGGCGAGCTGCTCTTTGGAACGATCGATACGTGGCTTCTCTGGAAACTGACTGGAGGGGCGACTCACGTGACCGACTACTCGAATGCGAGTCGGACGATGCTCTTCAATATTCATAAGTTGGCATGGGATCAAGAAATTTTGCAATTATTAAATATTCCTGCCGCAATGTTGCCAGAAGTGCGAACCAACTCCGAAGTTTACGGCAAGACTAAGGATTACCATTTCTTTGGTTCAGAAGTACCTATCAGTGGGATGGCTGGTGACCAACAGGCGGCTTTGTTCGGTCAGCTGGCATTTGAACCAGGCACCGTTAAGAATACTTACGGGACTGGGGCCTTTATCGTGATGAACACCGGTGAAAAACCCCAATTATCTGATAATAACCTATTGACCACGATCGGTTACGGCATCAACGGTAAAGTGTACTACGCCTTGGAAGGCTCGATTTTCGTTGCCGGTTCAGCGATCCAGTGGTTGCGTGATGGGATTCGCCTAGTTGAAAGCGCTCCCGATTCTGAACGGGCGGCGCGCGAATCGCATAATGAAAATGAAGTTTATGTGGTTCCGGCCTTTACTGGTTTAGGGGCACCATATTGGGACTCTGAAGCACGCGGCTCAGTCTTTGGCTTGACGCGTGGCACGACTCGTGAAGATTTTATTAAAGCAACCTTGCAAGCATTGGCTTACCAAACGCGGGACGTGGTTGAAACAATGAAGAAAGATTCCGGTATTGAGATTCCAGTATTAAAAGTTGACGGTGGCGCTGCTCGTAATGACTGGTTGATGCAATTTCAGGCGGATATCTTGGATACGCAAATTATGCGGGCTGCTAATCTGGAAACGACAGCGCTTGGTGCCGCCTTCTTGGCCGGGCTTAGCGTTGGTTATTGGCAGGATTTGGAAGAATTAAAAGCGTCATATAAGCCCGGCACGAGTTTTGACCCTGAGATGGGGCCAGCTGAACGGACGAACTTATACGAGGGATGGCAGGCAGCGGTCAAAGCGACCCAAGTCTTTAAGCACACCCCATACCACGCAGGAAAATAGAGGAGGACAACAACATGGCATTTTCAGCAACGACGCGTCAACAAAATATTGAACGCTTACAAAATGAAACGCTAGATTTACTCGTTATCGGTGGTGGGATTACCGGTGCCGGTGTCGCCATTCAATCAACCGCCATGAACATGAAGACCGGATTGATCGATATGCAAGACTTTGCAGAAGGGACTTCATCACGGTCGACGAAACTGGTCCATGGGGGCATTCGCTACTTAAAGACATTTGACGTGGGGGTAGTCGCCGATACCGTTAAAGAACGGGCGGTCGTCCAAGGGATTGCGCCACACATTCCTAAGCCCGACCCAATGTTATTGCCGATTTATGATGAGACGGGGGCGACATTTGACCTCTTTTCTGTCAAAGTGGCGATGGATCTGTATGATAAGCTCGCCGAAGTTAAAGATCCTAAATTCACTAATTACACCCTTTCGCGCGAGGAAGTCTTACAGCGGGAACCACAGTTGAACCCCAAGCACTTAGTCGGTGGCGGTGTTTACCTTGATTTCCGGAATAATGATGCGCGCTTAGTGATTGAAAACATTAAGAAGGCTCACGAAAATGGTGGGATTATGGCAAGCCACGTGAAGGCAACCGGCCTCTTACATGATGATGATGGCCGGATCAATGGGATTACTGCTGAAGACTTATTGACTGGTGAATCGTTCGAGATTCATGCCCGAATCGTCATCAATACGACCGGTCCATGGTCAGACACGATTCGTAAGATGGACCATACTGAAAAGTATCAATCCCAGATGCGGCCAACCAAGGGTGTGCATTTAGTCGTTGACGCTGAGAAACTTCCGGTACCGCAACCAACCTATTTTGATTCTGGTGATCAGGATGGCCGGATGATCTTCGTGGTGCCACGTGAAAACAAGACGTATTTCGGAACGACTGATACAGATTACCATGGCGATCTGAAACACCCGACCGTTACGCAAGAAGATGTTGATTACTTGTTGGAGATCATCAACCGTCGTTTTCCAACTGCCAAAATCACCTTAGATGATATTGAGGCTAGTTGGGCCGGCTTACGGCCACTGATTGCGGCTAATGGTAGCTCCGATTATAACGGTGGCAATTCAGGGAAGATCAGCGATAAGAGCTTCAAGGAAGTTATCAAAGTTGTTGATCAGTTTGAAAGTCAGGAAGCCAGTCGTGAAGACGTTGAAAGTGTCCTGAACGATTTAGAAAGTTCACTGGCCGAAGACAAGTTGAATCCATCGGCCGTTTCACGCGGTAGTTCGTTGACTAGTAGCCCTGATGGATTGTTAACGCTTGCTGGTGGGAAGATTACTGATTACCGTAAAATGGCTGCGGGTGCCATGGCACTGATTGCCAAAATCTTAGCGGATAAGTATGATGCCCACTTTAATGAAATCAATTCGAAGAATCTTCCCGTTTCTGGTGGCGATATTGATCCGCACAACGTGGATGCAACGATTGCCTTTTATGCTAAACAGGGGACGGATAATGGTTTGGCGAATGATGAAGCGTTGCGGATTGCCAATATGTACGGTTCCAATGCTGCGCGGGTCTTTAGTTTGATTGGTAAAGTTGAACCGACGCATGGTCTCAGCTTAGCCGAAACGATTAGCTTACGTTATGCCTTGGATGAAGAAATGACCCTGACGCCAGTCGACTACTTGCTGCGGCGCACTAACCACTTGTTATTCATGCGAGATACGCTGGATGACTTAAAGGATGGCGTCATAGCGACAATGGCCGATTACCTTGGTTGGGATGCTGCAACGGTCAAAGCACAAACCGAATTATTGAATCAGACGATTGCTGAATCGGACTTAACAGCACTGAAGCAGGGCTAAGGAATGGGGTGGTCATGATGAAAGATCCATTAGCACTACAATTGTTGGGGGAATTTCTCGGGACCTTTATCTTGATTCTGTTAGGTGATGGGGTTGTAGCTGGGGTAACACTCAATAAATCCAAAGCGCAAAATGCGGGCTGGGTCGCGATTACCTTAGGTTGGGGATTTGCAGTCACGATGGGCGTCTATGCGTCCAGCTTTATGAGCCCCGCACATCTTAATCCGGCGGTCTCACTAGGAATGGCAGTGGCCGGTAAGTTCCCATGGGCCTACGTGATTCCATATAGTGCGGCTCAGATTGCTGGTGGGGTGATTGGTGGCCTCGTGGTTTGGTTGCACTACTACCCACACTGGCAAGCAACTAAGGATGCTGGCGCGATTCTCGGCATTTTTGCAACCGGTCCTGGTATCCGGCGGTATTTCTGGAACTTTATCAGTGAAGTGATTGGAACGTTCGTCCTAGTCTTTGGCTTGTTAGCCTTCACGAAAGGCCAATTTACGGCGGGATTAAACCCGATTGTTGTCGGAATTCTGATTATCGCTATCGGGCTATCTCTGGGTGGAACGACCGGGTATGCAATTAACCCGGCCCGGGATTTAGGTCCCCGCATTGCGCACGCGGTATTGCCCATCGCCAATAAGGGGACATCTGATTGGGCCTACAGTTGGGTGCCAATCGCTGGACCATTGGTTGGTGGTGCGTTAGGCGCACTGTTGTTTAATGTATTGCCATAATTTTATGACTGATTTGATATAAACCGTGAGGACTGTTGGAATTGACAACAGTCCTCACGGTTTTATTTGTGAGTATTGTGGTTCGAGTATGTTGTTTAGCGAGATTAGTAAGAAAATGTGTTTTGAAATGTGATTAAACTAAAATAAACATGTCGTATTCAACCGTGCTGTTCACGTAGAATGTGTTGAGTTTGGTAATGTTAGTCGAACCATGAATTAAATGTCTAAGATATTGGATCGGAGGCGTGTGCGGTGACATGTCTTAATTCAACTAATTAGCAGCATTTTGTAATTTCACAAGTCAATTTGTTTTTCTTGAAAAACATTTATGGTAGCATGGAGATATAAATTATGACCGATGATGGGTTGTGAATCGACATGGCGAGTCCCCAGGAAGTACGGATGATTGTTCAAGATATTAAGAAGCGGAGAAACGCGTGGCGTATTTCTAAGCGGGCAAAGAATACCGAATTAGTGAGTAAATTGGGTCTTCCCCAATCAGAGATTTTAAAAATCGTGTTCGATAAGTTGAGTTGGCAGGATTACAGTTCAGGCCCCGAGATTGATGATCACCGGCCACCACGTCCAGGATCTATTTGGAAGTTTGGGTTAATAATTGGCCCATATAATTGTTATTTAAAATTTCAAGATAAGCCCAGTGGGACCGTGTTATGGATTTCAATTCATCCAGCAGAGCGTCCAATGAACTTACCATATAGATAGGAGAAGGAGGAACTTGCGATGACGAAGGTTACAAAAAGGTTTTACAATGATGAACTGGAAACAACTGAGCTGTATACAGAAGCTTGGAAGATGGAGAAAACGCAGGTAAAAGATATCTCGGACTTGCTCGTCTGGCATCACTATTGGGTAGATGCAGATGGGGAGCTTTGGAGTGATTTTGATGATCCGATGGAAAATCCTAAAGCTGACTTTGAGGCGTATCGTGCCAGAAAGAATTATCTCAAGCCTGAGCAGATCAAACAATTTCGCCAGAATACTGGACTAACGGTTCGTGCGTTGTCCTTTTATCTAGGCATGGGGTCATCAACATTATCTCAATTGGAGAACAATAAACGAGTACAAACTAAAGAACAGGATAGCTTATTGAAAATGGCGATTGACTATTTCCGGTTGAATGGAGAATTACCTGAGCTAGGACATGAATCGTCACAGAATGATTTAGATTGTTTGATTAATACTACGCTTGCAGTTGGTACCTATGCGACAAGTTGTTCGTATCATGAAACAATCAGTAATGATGAGTTATTCGAATATGATTTAAATAATATGAATAGTGAGGCGTCGTAATGGCTGTTCTAAATTTTAAAGGCTATATTGTTGAAGATAGCAGTTATCAAAGAAATAATAATTACGTTCCGGTGGCTAAACCAGTAAATTTAACGCCGGATATTGAGACGACTAATGACGTGCAGGGTAGTAACATTCTAGTTAAGTTACGCGTTAGTGTTGGATCAACATCTAACAAGGCGATGCCTTTCAGAGCAAGCATTACGATTAATGGAACGTTTGAATTTAATGTTTCTGAAGACGACAGTGGTGTAGGTGTCGATATGTTGATTCGGAATAATGCCGTTGCGATTCTGTATCCATATGCACGAGCACTCATCGCTAATCTAACGTTATCTTCAAATGAATACCCAGCCGTAACGTTGCCAACAATCAACGTTGCTAAGGTGTTAGCAAACAGTGAACGATAGATTGGTGTTGTAACGAATAGTAAAAATCAGCTCAGTGTGTTCTGCCGTGTAAAAGGCGAAACATACTGGGCTGATTTTTTGAAACCACTAATTTAACAAGTTAGGATCAATCTGGCGGTCTTTAAAGTAGTACTGACGGTCGTGATCATTAATGTGTCGCAAGATATGGGCGGGATTCCCCACGGCGACGACGTTATCGGGTAAGTCTTTGGTCACGATGCTGCCAGCGCCAACGACGACATTGTCGCCAATCGTAATACCGGGTAGTACGATGGCACCTGCGCCGAACCAACAGTTACGGCCGATATGAACTGGCATATTGTACTGATAAGCTTGTTCGCGCAATGATGGCAAAATCGGATGGCCCGCGGTTGCAATTGTCACGTTGGGGCCGAACATCGTGTAGTCGCCAACGTAAATATGGGTATCATCGACTAGTGTTAGGTTGAAGTTGGCGTAAACCCCCTTGCCGAAGTGGACGTGGTGCCCACCAAAGTTACTGTGGAACGGTGGTTCGATGTAACACTGCGGGCCGATTTCTGCGAACATCTTGCTAAGTAGAATTTGGCGCTTGGTTAGTTCGCTGGGCCGAGTTTGGTTGAAATCATAGAGCAGATCGAGATAGCCAAATTGGCGTTTTTCAAGTTCAGGGTCGTTAGGCAAGTAGAGTTCGCCGGTATGAAGGCGATCATTATTATTAGTCATTAATTAAGCTTCCTTTCGTGGTTGGTGGCAACCAGTCATTATCGCTAAGCTTCCGAGAATTAGCATAATCCATACTAAAACGTTAGCAGTAAGGGTCTGCGGGCCAAAGTGACCGAGTCCGTTCCAGATGAGTGGGGCAAAAAACGCGCTAATGATGGTGGCAATCGTCAAGTAACTGCTTAGAACGTTGACTTGGGAGCCGTCCAAGCCAGTATTGCTAGTGAAGACTAGGTATGGTCCGGTGTACGAGTAAATAAAGTTAAAGAACACGGCGGCACTGATTGCTACGTTCGCATTGGGGGCTAACCACAATACTAAGACCGAAATAGCAGCGCCGGCATAGCCTAAGGTTAGGGTGAACCGGTGCAAATACCGGTACAGATAGCCAAAGGTCAGGCCGGCCAGCAAACCGCCGATATTCATGGCTGCTAAGGTTAGATTGATGGTGGCAGCGTTACCAAAATGGCGGGCGCTAAAGTAACTCGGCAGCTTTAATTGAACGCCCCAGATGAGCAAGTAGGTCATAAAAGTGAGGCCAAGTAATGTCCATTGACGCCGCGGTAGTCGCGTTTTTTCGGTGGTCGACTGATTCGTTGGGGTCGTTTTTGCTGGCTCGGCAGGTTCGGGAACGAAGCAGGCAACGCCCACTGCGATCATAATGAGCAGCCCGTACAACCAAAAGACGGCGTGCCAGCTAAGGCCAATTAGAATGCCCGCCAATCCTAGCAATATTGCGTTACCAAGGGCTGAGAGGCCCGTCTGGTAACCTAACAGTCGGGCCCGCAAATCACCGGTAAAGCTGTGGGTCAACAAGCTGATGGCGTGTGGTGAAAAGAGGCCGACACCTAAGCCTAATCCGAGCCGACTGACCATGATGACGGTAAAGTTAGTCGTGATAGCGGGAATCAGCCCCATGATGGCACTGATTAAGAGCCCACTAATCACGACCGGTCGCAAGCCCCACCGATTCGTTAGTCGCGGGTTGAGCAACAGCGTGATTAACGCACTACAATTGGCAATCGTGACGACCCACTCGATCATCGTCGTCGGAACGGTGGGAAAGGTCCGTTTAAGCTGAGGAATGATGCCCGTAATAACGGTAGTGATTCCCGTCACCGTAGAGAGGCTAAGAATACTGACTGTGGTGATCAACCGTGGTTGCATGGCTTATGCCTCCAACCAGTGCTTGATCCACTGTAAGACACCTTGTTCTTGGTTTGTACCTGTCGTGGCGTTGGCTACGGCCGTCACGGCTGGTTGAGCATTCGCCATGGCGACGCCGCAGCCGACTTCCCGGAGCATTTCTAGGTCGTTACCGCCATCGCCAAATGCGGCCATGTCAGCGAGGTTGATTCCTAATACTTGCCCGAGTTGCGCTAAGCCCGCTGCCTTATTCATGCCGGGTTGGATAATGTCGATGTCGCCGTGACCACTGCTGGTTGGTTCGGCGATACCCGTCAGTAACTCACGGAGTTCAGTTACAATCGCGGTGGTGCGTTCTGGTGGACACGTGATGGCGAACTTCATAATATCATCGTCAAGCTGATCGTAGCTTTCAACGACGGCTAAGTGATGATAATAATGTCGCATTTGCGCCACGTGCTCGGGATCAGTGGTCGCTAGGGTGTAAGCACTTTTGGCACCGCAAACCAGTAGCTTTAAATCCGGGATGGTTTGAATCTTAGTCAGAATCGTCTGGATTGCGTCTGGCTGAAAAGCGTTAAGTGCGTAAACGTGGTCGGCATCGCGGATGTAGGCCCCATTTTCAGCAAGGTAGATCATCTCAGGATAGTCCTTGAAGAAGGACTTGAGTTGAAAGTATTGATTGCCACTCGCAATCACGAACCGCACGCCCCGTAGTTGTAATTGTTGATAAAGCAGTGCAAATTGAGCTTCGTCGTAAGTCATATCGTCACGCAAAAAGCTGCCATCCATATCAGTTGCTATTAATTTAATCATGGTTAAAATCTCCCGTCGTTTAATTGATAGCCGTAGCTTACCACGAAATTCAGACCACGAAGGGACATTTTTAGAGGCAACTAGTATCAATTCGATGATAACGGGCATAGGCTTGGCGATAGTCGGTAGGCGTCATGCCCTTCCAAGATTTAAAATTCCGATTGAACGTCTTACTATTCGGAAAGCCGCATTGCATGGCAATATATTCAATCTTGAGATCAGTCTCTAATAAGAGGCGTCGCGCGTTCATAAGCCGGATGAGCCGCAAGTATCGGTTAACGGATAGTTGGACGTTCGCGTTGAATTGCTGATTCAAAGTCGTCAGTGAGACGTGAAACTGCTCGGCTAAAGCGTTACCGTCGATTGGTTCAGCATAGTGCTGGTTGATCGCATTCATGACGGTATCTGTCAACGTCAGATTGGGCGTAACCGCAGTAGTCGTCAGGGGCACTGTAAATGTCTGGCCAAGGGTCACCAGTAATTGATAAAAATGGCTGAGAATTTGTAACCGTAGTAGATCAGTTGTGGGAGTCATCAACAGGTCGTGAATGGCGACTAATTGTTGACGAACATTGGCATAGGCTTGAGGGTGGGCCTTAGCCGAAGCGGCCCCGTTTAAAGTCAATTGCCAGTTGACGCTTGCCGGAAGTTTGGCCTGTAAGAAGTCGTCGTCAATGATGAGACCGAACTCCACCCAGTCAACTTCGGTGGGGCCACTAGCACTGTGGACGACCCGTCGATTAGTAGTCCACAGATCACCAGGACGATATTCAGTTGTGTGGCCATCGGTGACGAATTTTAGAGTTGTGCCGCTGACGAGATAGTTCAATTCAATCCCTTGGTGCCAATGTGGGGCAACGTTGATATCAGTCAATGGATCATGTTCGTAATATTTAAAGGGGAGACGGGGGATCGTTTGGACCGTCTCGTGTAAGATTTTCATAACTAGACCTCGCTTCAGGATTTTGCAAAATCGCACCGCTTCCTTTCAAAAATCAACCTTGATGGCTGACGAGCTATGCTATATTAGAAACATAGCAAGCGAAGGACGGTGGCATGCCTTAATTGTAACCGTATTCGCGATTGAAAGGAACGAAAACTCATGACAATTAAATTAATCGCGATTGATATTGATGATACGCTCTTGAACAGCAAGGGTGAGCTGTTACCGAGTACGATTACGGCCGTTAAAGAAGCGCGTGATCAAGGAATCAAAGTAGTTCTGTGTACTGGCCGACCACTCGCTGGCGCACAACAGTACTTAGACGCGCTAGGCCTTACCGGTGATGACCAGTACGTGATTACGTATAACGGTGCTGTAATCGAGAGCATTGCTGGCCGGATCGTCGCCAAACATTTAGTGGATAATGCGCACTATCGGCAATTAACGGCGTTTGGGAAAGAACACCACGTGCCCTTTAACGTCCTCGATGCGGACAGTACGATCTATACGGCTGACCGGGACGTTAACTGGGTGACGGTGGTACAGGCGTGGGAGAATCAGGCGGGCCTGTTAATTCGGGACCCTGACGATTTACCAGCTGATTTTCAAATTGCTAAGGGCTTATTTGTGGGTGAAGGCCCGCAGCTTGACGCTGTCGAAGCGCAAGTCAAGGCAACTTTTGATCAGGATTTATACGTGGTCCGTGCGGCAACTAACTTCTTGGAGTTGATGCACGCTGGCGTTAATAAGGGGCAAGCCGTTCAGGATCTAGCCGCTGTTTTAAAACTACAACCAGACGAAGTGATGGCGCTGGGAGACGAACAGAACGATCTACCCATGTTCGCCTTTGCTGGAACAGCCGTCGCGATGGGCAATGGTAGTGACATTGCTAAGGCGCATGCCAATCATGTTACCGCTACTAATGATGCCGATGGGGTCGCGGCTGCGATTCGTCAATGGGCTTTGTTAGACTATTCCAAGAATTAGTTTCACTAAAACAGTTGACAAGTCTTCACAATGAGTTTATGATTGCAAATATTAAAAATAAATGAGACTAAACGTGATGATCAGGAGAGTAAAGTCAGGGTAATCTTAAGCGAGCCGCTGGATGGTGTGAAGCGGTGGTGAACTTGGCTGGAAAGTAGCCTGAGAACTGCTAATGCGACGGGTTGGAGTGTTAGCTGGGTGCCCCCATTAACGGGCCAACGTATCGTCAGTTAGCGATTACTGTTCGGGGAAACTCGTCATCGGTGTTGATAATTGGCCGTACGCGTAAAGGTGACGAGCTGCGGTTCGTGACGAATTAAGGTGGTACCACGCGTTAGCGTCCTTACAAAATCAATTGATGATTTTGTAAGGACGCTTTTTTAATCTCATGGCAGTTGAGAGGATGGGGACAATGCGCTTAACAAGTA from Lactiplantibacillus paraplantarum includes the following:
- a CDS encoding helix-turn-helix domain-containing protein, which encodes MTKVTKRFYNDELETTELYTEAWKMEKTQVKDISDLLVWHHYWVDADGELWSDFDDPMENPKADFEAYRARKNYLKPEQIKQFRQNTGLTVRALSFYLGMGSSTLSQLENNKRVQTKEQDSLLKMAIDYFRLNGELPELGHESSQNDLDCLINTTLAVGTYATSCSYHETISNDELFEYDLNNMNSEAS
- a CDS encoding dihydrolipoyl dehydrogenase family protein yields the protein MTEQYDVVVIGGGPAGTAMASGLKAHGKKVLIVEADLWGGTCPNRGCDPKKILLSAVEAQQSAQHLQGQGLTGTPKIDWPALMAHKRGYTDGINDGTLNGLKGQDIATLHGQAHFQSDGQLAIGDQVVSATDYVIATGQRPAILPITGHEYFKTSTDFLDLDQMPKRVTFVGGGYVGFELATIANAAGADVHVIHHNDRPLKEFDADLVRDLMAAMTADGVTFDLNTDIHAITKTATGLQLTADDFELTTDLVISSAGRIPNADQLELANVGVTFDRHGIQVNDHLQTANPHIYAIGDVSDTPVPKLTPVAGFEARYLVGELTQAGAAIKYPVIPTQVFAAPKLAQVGIGATVAAEQTDKYRVNTLDMTKWFTYYRFNAQQAQAKVVVEQASGQVVGATLLSDVADEMINYFTLLIEKHVTLAELQRLVLAYPTPASDLQYLY
- the glpK gene encoding glycerol kinase GlpK; the protein is MTDKYIMAIDEGTTSTRAIIFDHAGHKVADSQREFPQYFPQPGWVEHNANEIWNAVLSTIANAFIESGIKPAQISGIGITNQRETTIVWDKQTGLPIYNAIVWQSRQTAPIAEKLVKDGYGDLIHQHTGLVTDAYFSATKIRWILDHVKGAQERAEKGELLFGTIDTWLLWKLTGGATHVTDYSNASRTMLFNIHKLAWDQEILQLLNIPAAMLPEVRTNSEVYGKTKDYHFFGSEVPISGMAGDQQAALFGQLAFEPGTVKNTYGTGAFIVMNTGEKPQLSDNNLLTTIGYGINGKVYYALEGSIFVAGSAIQWLRDGIRLVESAPDSERAARESHNENEVYVVPAFTGLGAPYWDSEARGSVFGLTRGTTREDFIKATLQALAYQTRDVVETMKKDSGIEIPVLKVDGGAARNDWLMQFQADILDTQIMRAANLETTALGAAFLAGLSVGYWQDLEELKASYKPGTSFDPEMGPAERTNLYEGWQAAVKATQVFKHTPYHAGK
- a CDS encoding MIP/aquaporin family protein — protein: MMKDPLALQLLGEFLGTFILILLGDGVVAGVTLNKSKAQNAGWVAITLGWGFAVTMGVYASSFMSPAHLNPAVSLGMAVAGKFPWAYVIPYSAAQIAGGVIGGLVVWLHYYPHWQATKDAGAILGIFATGPGIRRYFWNFISEVIGTFVLVFGLLAFTKGQFTAGLNPIVVGILIIAIGLSLGGTTGYAINPARDLGPRIAHAVLPIANKGTSDWAYSWVPIAGPLVGGALGALLFNVLP
- the glpO gene encoding type 1 glycerol-3-phosphate oxidase is translated as MAFSATTRQQNIERLQNETLDLLVIGGGITGAGVAIQSTAMNMKTGLIDMQDFAEGTSSRSTKLVHGGIRYLKTFDVGVVADTVKERAVVQGIAPHIPKPDPMLLPIYDETGATFDLFSVKVAMDLYDKLAEVKDPKFTNYTLSREEVLQREPQLNPKHLVGGGVYLDFRNNDARLVIENIKKAHENGGIMASHVKATGLLHDDDGRINGITAEDLLTGESFEIHARIVINTTGPWSDTIRKMDHTEKYQSQMRPTKGVHLVVDAEKLPVPQPTYFDSGDQDGRMIFVVPRENKTYFGTTDTDYHGDLKHPTVTQEDVDYLLEIINRRFPTAKITLDDIEASWAGLRPLIAANGSSDYNGGNSGKISDKSFKEVIKVVDQFESQEASREDVESVLNDLESSLAEDKLNPSAVSRGSSLTSSPDGLLTLAGGKITDYRKMAAGAMALIAKILADKYDAHFNEINSKNLPVSGGDIDPHNVDATIAFYAKQGTDNGLANDEALRIANMYGSNAARVFSLIGKVEPTHGLSLAETISLRYALDEEMTLTPVDYLLRRTNHLLFMRDTLDDLKDGVIATMADYLGWDAATVKAQTELLNQTIAESDLTALKQG
- a CDS encoding ABC transporter ATP-binding protein, giving the protein MTAAIEFQHVQKDFNGQTVIPDLNLTIDQGELFVLVGTSGSGKTTSLKMINCLEPLTAGKILVNGTDTTTIPVRQLRWQMGYVLQQIALFPTMTVAQNIAVIPEMKGTAKKAINQTIDELLTEVGLDPNEYRDRMPSELSGGEQQRIGILRAIAAQPDIVLMDEPFSALDPISRQQLQDLVLRLHARYHNTIVFVTHDMNEALKLGDRIGVMQHGQLVQVDTPTELAQHPVNEFVRNFFGASRAKNVYDVYIGRVGLIQGYLKEQPKVASGRIQALDIQATLRTAFTALTEHDYLAVTEEQRVIGYLDRQRIVAYLSQHEEVS